From a single Planococcus shenhongbingii genomic region:
- a CDS encoding RtcB family protein — MNEMKIIKGKYSDAKVFTNNIDDVTVSQIEGFLNEELTKEANVRIMPDCHAGKGAVIGTTMKVTDRVVPNLVGVDIGCGMLCVEIKKKDIDFAELDAAVRALVPSGQSIRTTAHDYIGNVQLDKVLANFSEDAAALSLGTLGGGNHFIEMNETEDGRLFLVIHSGSRHLGVKVANFHQKKAIESLASDKEGLNELIAQLKTEGRHQEIYAAMKSFKSAKPVIPNDLAYLQGSLMEDYFNDLKIAQDYAKWNRAAMMQVLMEAMNFEEAGRIDTVHNYIDFEHMILRKGAISARKDELVLIPINMRDGSLLAKGKGNDDWNQSGPHGAGRILSRTKAKELLQLDDFTDTMKNVYTTSVNQDTIDESPFAYKTMEEIINNTIETIEIQSVLKPVYNFKAAEFQGWRRK, encoded by the coding sequence ATGAATGAAATGAAAATCATTAAAGGCAAATACAGCGACGCAAAAGTCTTTACGAATAATATCGATGACGTGACCGTATCTCAAATAGAAGGGTTTTTGAATGAAGAACTGACGAAGGAAGCAAATGTACGGATCATGCCGGACTGCCACGCTGGAAAAGGTGCGGTCATCGGGACAACGATGAAAGTGACGGATCGCGTGGTTCCGAATTTGGTCGGAGTGGATATCGGCTGCGGAATGCTGTGTGTGGAAATCAAAAAGAAAGATATTGATTTTGCCGAACTGGATGCGGCGGTCCGGGCTTTAGTCCCTTCCGGCCAGTCGATTCGTACAACTGCGCATGATTATATTGGCAATGTTCAACTGGACAAGGTACTGGCGAATTTTTCAGAAGACGCCGCCGCACTTTCACTTGGCACCCTTGGCGGCGGCAATCATTTTATCGAAATGAATGAAACAGAAGATGGCCGCCTGTTCTTGGTCATCCATAGCGGGAGCCGCCATCTCGGCGTAAAAGTCGCAAACTTCCACCAAAAGAAAGCCATTGAAAGTTTGGCAAGCGATAAAGAAGGATTGAATGAGCTGATTGCCCAGCTGAAAACTGAAGGCAGGCATCAGGAAATCTATGCAGCCATGAAGTCCTTTAAATCTGCAAAGCCTGTAATTCCGAATGATCTCGCTTATCTGCAGGGATCTCTCATGGAAGATTATTTTAATGATTTGAAAATCGCCCAAGATTATGCCAAATGGAACCGCGCAGCGATGATGCAGGTTTTAATGGAAGCGATGAACTTTGAAGAAGCCGGGCGAATCGATACTGTCCATAACTACATTGATTTCGAGCATATGATTTTGCGAAAAGGCGCCATCTCAGCAAGAAAAGATGAACTGGTCTTGATTCCGATCAATATGCGGGACGGCTCGCTTCTCGCAAAAGGAAAAGGCAATGACGACTGGAACCAATCCGGACCACATGGCGCTGGACGCATCCTTTCCAGAACGAAAGCCAAAGAACTTCTTCAGCTGGATGATTTCACAGACACGATGAAGAATGTCTATACGACGAGTGTGAATCAGGACACCATCGACGAGTCGCCATTTGCCTATAAGACGATGGAAGAAATCATCAACAATACAATAGAGACCATTGAAATCCAATCCGTCCTGAAACCTGTCTATAATTTTAAGGCAGCTGAATTCCAGGGCTGGAGACGAAAATGA